One genomic window of Candidatus Hydrogenedentota bacterium includes the following:
- a CDS encoding GNAT family N-acetyltransferase, translated as MRPYQSSDDAQWLRMRCALWPDESPEELASEQEAWAAGDETAAFFAVEEDGSLIGFAEVSIHTDAPGCTSNRIGFLEGWYVDPAHRRQGVGRALNAAAEQWARERGCTEMASDTNESYPYSPAAHRSLGYTQIPNSWDFYKQLL; from the coding sequence GTGCGGCCGTATCAATCGTCCGACGACGCACAATGGCTGCGGATGCGCTGTGCGCTCTGGCCCGATGAATCGCCGGAGGAACTCGCCTCCGAACAGGAGGCATGGGCAGCAGGCGATGAAACGGCCGCATTCTTCGCCGTTGAAGAGGACGGCTCGCTCATAGGATTCGCCGAAGTTTCGATCCACACCGACGCGCCGGGCTGCACCTCAAATCGTATCGGCTTCCTCGAAGGTTGGTATGTCGATCCTGCGCATCGACGCCAAGGCGTTGGTCGCGCGTTAAACGCCGCCGCGGAGCAATGGGCGCGGGAACGTGGCTGCACGGAAATGGCGTCGGATACGAATGAGAGCTATCCGTATAGTCCCGCCGCGCACCGTTCCCTTGGTTACACGCAGATTCCGAACTCCTGGGACTTCTACAAGCAATTGTTGTAG